CCAAACAGGAGGACAGCATGATGGTTGTGGTGGTAAAACGCGTCCGCAGTTTTTCAATGACCAAAAAATTGGCAGCGTAGAAAACGGCGGATAACAAAGCCGTCCCATCCCCTACCAGACCACTCGGACCGACCTGGAAATCACCGACGCCAATAATTAACACTCCAGTAATCGCTAAGCTCATCCCCATCAGGAATTGACGATTGAATCGATGTCCTAAAAACAACCACCCCCCTAGGGTTGCGAACAAAGGCGTCATGTTGTGGAGGAGATTAGAATTCGCCACACTAGTTTGGGTGAGGGACCAAGCCCAAGACCCAGCCCGACCGTAAATCAGGATGCCCAAACACCCAAACCAGAGTAAATCACGAATTTGAATCGGTTGGGATGTCTGATCGGTTTCTGCAGGAGGTTGGCGAAACTGTTGGAAGCCGCTCCACAGTCCTAACGCCAAAGACGCAATCCAAAAGCGGTTAAAAATGGTCGCGCTGGCCGTTAGCTCTTCTTCACTTAACCGGGTAAATATTGCTGAACACGACAAAATACAGACAGCAGCAAGCAGAGCAGCAAAAGGCAACATAGATGCAGGCTGCGATGCAGGTTGTTCGTAAAGAGCTTCTAGAGCTTGTGGATCAGCAGGTCGCTCTAAGGTTTCAAGAATCTGCGGAGGCCGCTCTAGGTCTTTGGTAATCATTATTGAGTCAGTAGTGAAGAATGGGCTGTCGCGAGGTTAATGATCCCCATTATTATGTAATGTTACGAGACCCTTGAACAAAATATATATTGTGTAATTTTTTGATACAATTCTCGCGCAATGCGGTGTTTTTATGGTGACAGCATTAAAAAGAATTGAATAACGACCGCATTAGCAATATCCATACAGCAAGCTCCCAATAAAGGAATGACCAGCAAGGCTTTGGGAGAAGGCCCATAGCGCTGGGTAATCGTGGTCATATTTGCCATTCCCACAGGCATGGCTCCAAGAACCATTCCCGTAAAACCAGCACAGATCACGCTGGCATCATAATCACGACCTGCAGCCCAAAACACCACAAAATAGGCAAAAAGCCCGGCACAAAGGGTTTGGACGCCCAGAATGATCAGCAAGGGACCAGCCGTTTGCATCCATGACAAGATTTGCAAGTTCATCAAACTCATGACCAGGAAAAGCTGAAGGCTAACGTCATTCCAAAAGGACAGGGCTGAATCGTTGATCGAAATATTTCCCCAATCTAGGAGATTGATCAGGAGAATAGCCACCAGCATGATGGGCAGAAATCGGGGCAAGACAATGCCCCAATCCAGCGTGAACAGATGTATTCCCAGTCCCACACTTAGGGATGTCGCAATTAACAATACAATCCCAAACATGCCTTCCAAACTCGTTGGCATCGTTACTGGGCTTTCCGCCACAGCATCAGAGGGAAGAGATAGGGACTCCAGCTCAAACCGGCGAATCAAATGCTGACTAATGGGTCCCGCTAAAACCCCTCCCACAATCAACCCTAAGGTGGCAGCTGCGAGGCTAAATTCCAATGCACCAGCCCACCCTTGGGCCTCAAGCAATGTTCCCCAGGTGATCGCTGTACCATGACCGCCCACAAAGGCAATCGTCCCTCCAAGCAGTCCAAAGATAGGAGGGCAACCGACTAAGCAGGCTACCCCGATCCCGACTGCGTTTTGCAGGAATAAAAAGGCAATCATCACCCCAATCACAGCAGCAAGGGTTTTTCCCCCTTCTTTCAGCTGCTTAAAGCGAGCGGCTAGGCCAATCGTACTAAAGAAGATCAAAAGCAGATTGTCGCGCAAGCTCAGATCAAACTGTAAATGCCAAGGTGTGAAGAGGTTGACATAGGCCACTAGGCCACAGCCAATCAGCCCCCCCGAAACGGCAGCAGGAATATTCAGGGTTCTGAGGAGAGGGAGGGTGCGGGTCAAAAGGATGCCAATCCCAAGAATAAAAATGCTGACCAGTAGAAAGGTTAAACAGTCAATGTCAACAACGGTCTCAATCATGAAGGCCGCCGATTGAGAAACACAACACATTCCACATGGGACGTTTGAGGAAAGAAGTCAACGGGCTGGACTCGACTCAAGTCATATTGTCCTGATTGACACAGCAAATTCAAATCCCGAGCAAGGGTCGCGGAATGGCAACTAACATAGACGATTCGCGCAGGCCTGAGAGCCAGGAGTTGTTCAATCACACTTTGGTGGCAGCCTTTACGAGGCGGATCTAACAGCACCAGATCCGGAACAAAAGACAGCTCCCTTAAACACGCTTTGGCCGTCCCAGCAGCAAACGTTACGTTGCTAATTTGATTAAGGGTGGCATTGGTCTGGGCTTGGTCTACGGCTGCGGCCTGCAATTCAATCCCAATAATCTCTTTAACTCGCTGAGCCAGGGGAAG
The genomic region above belongs to Acaryochloris sp. CCMEE 5410 and contains:
- a CDS encoding DMT family transporter, with the protein product MITKDLERPPQILETLERPADPQALEALYEQPASQPASMLPFAALLAAVCILSCSAIFTRLSEEELTASATIFNRFWIASLALGLWSGFQQFRQPPAETDQTSQPIQIRDLLWFGCLGILIYGRAGSWAWSLTQTSVANSNLLHNMTPLFATLGGWLFLGHRFNRQFLMGMSLAITGVLIIGVGDFQVGPSGLVGDGTALLSAVFYAANFLVIEKLRTRFTTTTIMLSSCLVTGLLTIPIVLMGGNQLFPTSTTVWLAVIALGVVSQGLGQGLLAYCLKQFTSGFVSVFMLMEPLITALLAWKVFGEQLNVLNWVAFFIILTGLYLATVSKGAAKSRPIH
- the gltS gene encoding sodium/glutamate symporter, with the protein product MIETVVDIDCLTFLLVSIFILGIGILLTRTLPLLRTLNIPAAVSGGLIGCGLVAYVNLFTPWHLQFDLSLRDNLLLIFFSTIGLAARFKQLKEGGKTLAAVIGVMIAFLFLQNAVGIGVACLVGCPPIFGLLGGTIAFVGGHGTAITWGTLLEAQGWAGALEFSLAAATLGLIVGGVLAGPISQHLIRRFELESLSLPSDAVAESPVTMPTSLEGMFGIVLLIATSLSVGLGIHLFTLDWGIVLPRFLPIMLVAILLINLLDWGNISINDSALSFWNDVSLQLFLVMSLMNLQILSWMQTAGPLLIILGVQTLCAGLFAYFVVFWAAGRDYDASVICAGFTGMVLGAMPVGMANMTTITQRYGPSPKALLVIPLLGACCMDIANAVVIQFFLMLSP